One Mastacembelus armatus chromosome 10, fMasArm1.2, whole genome shotgun sequence DNA window includes the following coding sequences:
- the acsl4a gene encoding long-chain-fatty-acid--CoA ligase 4: MGLQADSALGSILLFPVHLLVWLYSILSFLPWYYITDAGQKKALSKRIKARSTSGRAEGPYRSVDHFDSLANEDFPGKDTLDKLFDHAVQRFGQAQCLGTREVLSEENEIQPSGKVFKKLILGEYKWLSYNELDLAVSQFGSGLAALGQQPKGTIAIFCETRAEWMITAQACFRRNFPLVTFYATLGEEAIAFGLNETGVTHLVTSVELLESKLKSVFTQIPKLKHVIYVDQKKVSPEGYPAGLSIHSMQAVQELGTMPENMERPIVKPQPSDLAMVMYTSGSTGRPKGVMIVHSNLIAGMTGQCERIPGLGPKDLYIAYLPMAHVLEMTAEISCVTYGCRIGYSSPQTLSDQSTKIKKGSKGDCTVLRPTLMAAVPEIMDRINKNVMSKVQEMSFIQKTLFTLGYKYKLEQIKRGYDAPLCNVLLFRKVKKLLGGRVRMMLSGGAPLSSATQRFMNVCFCCPVGQGYGLTETCGAGTITEVADISTGRVGAPLICCEIKLRDWAEGGYTSKDKPNPRGEILIGGPNITMGYFRNETNDQDFFVDEKGQRWFCTGDVGEIYPDGCLQIVDRKKDLVKLQAGEYVSLGKVESALKNCSLIDNICAYANSDQNYVISFVVPNQKKLTELAKQRGIVGTWEEICTHPDMEKEVLQEIKVVSGNIKLERFEIPLKVHLSPEPWTPETGLVTDAFKLKRKELKNHYLHHIERMYGGK, encoded by the exons ATGGGTCTCCAGGCAGACTCAGCACTCGGGTCTATCCTCCTTTTTCCAGTCCACCTTCTGGTATGGCTGTATTCCATCCTCTCCTTCTTACCCTGGTACTACATCACTGATGCCGGTCAAAAAAAAGCTCTGTCAAAGCGGATAAAGGCCCGTTCTACATCAGGCCGTGCGGAGGGGCCTTACCGCTCTGTGGACCATTTTGATTCCCTGGCCAATGAGGACTTCCCAGGCAAGGACACACTGGATAAACTCTTTGATCATGCAGTGCAGCGCTTTGGACAAGCACAATGCCTCGGCACTCGAGAGGTACTGAGTGAAGAGAATGAGATTCAGCCCAGTGGTAAAGTATTCAAAAAG CTGATCCTGGGGGAGTATAAATGGCTTTCTTACAATGAACTGGACTTAGCTGTCAGTCAGTTTGGCAGTGGACTGGCAGCTCTCGGTCAACAGCCTAAAGGTACCATAGCAATCTTCTGTGAAACCAGAGCAGAGTGGATGATCACCGCCCAGGCATGCTTCAGGCGCAATTTCCCAT TGGTAACGTTCTATGCCACACTGGGAGAGGAAGCTATTGCATTTGGACTGAATGAGACTGGAGTTACACATCTTGTTACGAGCGTGGAACTGCTCGAGTCTAAACTGAAA AGTGTATTTACACAGATCCCTAAACTGAAGCATGTAATCTATGTGGACCAGAAGAAAGTGAGTCCAGAAGGCTACCCAGCAGGACTTTCTATCCATAGCATGCAGGCTGTTCAGGAGCTGGGCACAATGCCTGAAAATA TGGAGAGGCCAATTGTGAAGCCCCAGCCCTCTGATCTGGCTATGGTGATGTACACCAGTGGCTCTACAGGGAGACCCAAGGGAGTCATGATTGTCCACAGTAACCTAATTGCAGGAATGACAGGACAGTGTGAACGTATCCCTGGACTTGG GCCAAAAGACCTTTACATAGCCTATCTTCCCATGGCTCATGTTCTGGAAATGACAGCTGAAATCTCCTGTGTCACGTATGGTTGTCGGATTGGCTACTCTTCCCCCCAGACACTGTCTGACCAG TCCACTAAGATAAAGAAAGGAAGCAAAGGAGACTGTACTGTGCTCAGACCCACCCTGATGGCAGCTGTGCCA GAAATTATGGATCGTATCAACAAGAATGTCATGAGCAAAGTGCAGGAAATGAGTTTCATTCAGAAGACACTGTTTACGCTGGGCTACAAATATAAACTAGAGCAGATCAAGAGGGGCTATGACGCACCACTCTGCAACGT CCTGTTGTTCAGAAAAGTGAAGAAGCTGCTGGGCGGACGAGTGAGGATGATGTTGTCAGGAGGAGCCCCTTTGTCATCAGCCACTCAGAGATTTATGAATGTATGTTTCTGTTGTCCCGTGGGACAGGGATACGGCCTCACTGAAACCTGTGGAGCAGGCACCATCACAGAGG TGGCGGACATCAGCACTGGTCGTGTTGGAGCTCCACTCATTTGTTGTGAGATAAAGCTAAGGGACTGGGCTGAAG GTGGATACACCAGCAAAGACAAGCCAAACCCAAGAGGTGAGATCCTGATTGGTGGTCCCAATATAACTATGGGTTACTTCAGGAATGAAACCAACGATCAAGACTTTTTTGTGGATGAAAAAGGTCAGAGATGGTTCTGCACTGGAGATGTAGGCGAGATTTACCCCGATGGCTGTCTGCAGATAGTGG ACCGCAAGAAAGACTTGGTCAAGCTGCAGGCTGGGGAGTATGTGTCTCTCGGAAAAGTTGAGTCTGCCCTGAAAAACTGCTCACTCATAGACAACATCTGTGCTTATGCAAACAG TGACCAGAACTATGTGATCAGCTTTGTGGTTCCCAACCAGAAAAAGTTGACAGAACTGGCCAAACAGAGAGGCATAGTTGGAACATGGGAGGAGATCTGCACTCACCCCGACATGGAAAAAGAGGTTCTGCAGGAGATCAAAGTGGTTTCTGGCAaca TTAAGCTAGAGCGATTTGAGATTCCACTGAAGGTGCATCTGAGTCCAGAGCCATGGACTCCTGAGACAGGCCTTGTCACAGATGCGTTcaagctgaagaggaaagagcTGAAGAACCACTATCTCCATCACATAGAAAGGATGTATGGGGGCAAATAA